From Anopheles coluzzii chromosome 3, AcolN3, whole genome shotgun sequence, the proteins below share one genomic window:
- the LOC120956034 gene encoding uncharacterized protein LOC120956034, whose product MMFSKGVYSVLVLMIFWKTEGILCKENEKSGNDISGLNPSFYLTTDFILHLNELIKHLAVYALDDTVDSRHALDHAGAMWNHTEVVLQELLQRSASDNATHVSLHKALDVIRRERIHFMKRVSDIDATALIERSGKYPAAITYTMQSSVHGLTHVSAKLLRVLAGTSERTGRANPTNATIDLFLDVFNRAIVDTQENFQTQINRALRRVKSRLASLDATTALGQYLMKLAELYALQKSDINAKLTLIGTSVSEKMEAFSTMVDGQLTAGLTGLLTDAATSSGHQFLYLCLKRYVYSYFDEARAVAKLLHCGEPELSTLQYLVTVAGPILERAAISDSSATKMNAICSSTACTDFYYLSLGDQIMLVDSRIQSYVAFIHSELAELELRVYTCVQAASMDMDAYVTSIRSRFGVCLTSGNVNFVNGA is encoded by the exons ATGATGTTCTCGAAAGGCGTTTATTCCGTGCTAGTTTTAATGATTTTCTGGAAAACGGAAGGAATTTTGTGTAAGGAGAATGAAAAAAGCGGCAACGACATATCCGGCCTCAACCCATCGTTCTACCTGACAACGGATTTTATCCTTCATCTGAACGAACTCATCAAACACCTGGCAGTGTACGCGCTGGATGATACGGTCGACTCTCGACACGCGCTCGACCATGCCGGTGCCATGTGGAACCACACGGAAGTGGTGCTGCAAGAGTTGCTCCAACGATCCGCATCGGATAATGCAACGCACGTTTCACTACACAAAGCTCTGGATGTGATCCGACGGGAAAGGATTCACTTCATGAAACGCGTATCAGACATTGATGCAACAGCACTAATCGAACGCTCGGGAAAGTATCCCGCCGCTATCACATACACCATGCAGTCCAGCGTACACGGACTTACCCACGTGTCGGCCAAACTGTTGCGCGTGCTGGCCGGCACGAGCGAAAGGACGGGACGGGCCAACCCGACCAACGCAACCATCGACCTGTTCCTGGACGTGTTCAACCGTGCGATAGTGGACACGCAGGAAAACTTTCAAACCCAAATCAATCGTGCTTTAAGACGCGTAAAGTCCCGTCTCGCTTCCCTCGATGCGACGACCGCGCTGGGGCAGTATCTGATGAAGTTGGCCGAGCTGTACGCGTTGCAGAAAAGCGATATTAACGCAAAGCTGACGCTGATCGGCACGTCCGTGAGTGAGAAGATGGAAGCTTTCAGCACAATGGTTGACGGCCAGCTAACCGCTGGCCTTACGGGTTTGCTGACGGATGCTGCAACGTCTTCGGGGCATCAGTTTCTTTACCTCTGCCTAAAGCGCTACGTCTACTCGTACTTCGATGAGGCGCGAGCGGTGGCAAAGCTGCTGCACTGCGGTGAGCCGGAACTGAGCACACTGCAGTATCTGGTAACGGTGGCCGGACCGATACTGGAACGTGCGGCCATCTCGGACAGTAGTGCGACGAAGATGAACGCTATCTGCAGCTCAACCGCTTGCACTGATTTT TATTACCTTTCCTTGGGGGATCAGATTATGCTGGTCGACTCGCGGATACAGAGCTACGTAGCGTTCATTCACTCGGAGCTGGCGGAGCTCGAGCTACGAGTGTACACGTGCGTCCAAGCTGCTTCAATGGATATGGACGCGTACGTAACCTCGATCAGATCGAGGTTTGGCGTCTGTTTAACGTCGGGAAATGTTAATTTTGTAAATGGTgcttaa